In the genome of Noviherbaspirillum saxi, the window ACAAGATGAGAATAATGCAATGCTTACGAGACGGTATGCGCCGCATCAGCATTATTTGCGCTTCATGAAAAACGTGAATTCTTTGTTGTTTTCGCTATGCTCGACCAGCTCGTTGCCGGTCTGGCGGGAAAACGCCTGAAAGTCGCGGACGGAGCCGGGATCTGTTGCCACTACACGCAAAATTTCGCCGCTGTTCATTTCCGCCAAGGCTTTTTTGGCCTTCAGGATAGGCAGCGGGCAAT includes:
- a CDS encoding sulfurtransferase TusA family protein: MEFQKELDARGLNCPLPILKAKKALAEMNSGEILRVVATDPGSVRDFQAFSRQTGNELVEHSENNKEFTFFMKRK